The following are encoded together in the Thermomonas brevis genome:
- a CDS encoding TonB-dependent receptor plug domain-containing protein: MQPARTRLPRHALSTALLLGLACLATAHAEDADKTGKPFELGRVVVQGQKTAPPPTGESAITREQLDALNRETVGEAVAIAPGVALSNNSRNESLVYVRGFDPRQVPVFLDGIPQYVPYDGYIDFGRFTTFDLGEIRIAKGAASLLYGPNTLGGAINLVSRKPTQPLEGDVRLGVGSGGERKAAANLGMRRGDWYLQAGWSWLDADSFPLPDGFKDYKVKPTDTGDERENAYRSDRRASIKIGYAPSERSEFAIGYVKQDGEKGNPVYAGRASSGIRYWRWPWWDKESLYFIGNIGLGESSGLKLRAYEDRYGNGLEAYADGTYATQLLNTSFPSVYTDKTRGVSVELSTQAIANHDLHLALHYKDDRHQDTNPKSPTKDYRDVTTSLALEDTITLGGDYTLRLGASHEQRDAKEVYYWPTGKTSANNALIELQRDLGDHGQLFASVSHKTRFPTIKDRYSARMGAALPNPDLKPETARHFELGWRGQPWSGAQVETSLFQSRIDDLIQDAIVASNQCGSTVCNQAQNIGKARNRGVELSLQQRFAERGEVGAAYTWMDRDNLGNPAVLLTNSPRQRLFAHVQWTFSPQWKALVTAEAEQGRIVTYAGPGNQGGFLRLDGYASFGAKLVWSPLDGLDIEAGGRNLGDKWYELAEGYPMPGRTWFANVSYRF, translated from the coding sequence ATGCAACCCGCACGCACACGCCTGCCGCGCCACGCGCTGTCCACCGCCCTGCTGCTCGGCCTCGCCTGCCTCGCCACCGCCCACGCCGAAGACGCTGACAAGACCGGCAAACCCTTCGAACTCGGCCGCGTGGTGGTGCAGGGCCAGAAAACCGCGCCGCCGCCGACCGGCGAATCCGCCATCACCCGCGAACAGCTCGATGCGCTCAACCGCGAAACCGTCGGCGAAGCCGTCGCCATTGCCCCCGGCGTGGCGCTGTCCAACAACAGCCGCAACGAATCGCTGGTGTATGTGCGCGGCTTCGATCCGCGCCAGGTGCCGGTGTTCCTCGACGGCATCCCGCAGTACGTCCCCTACGATGGCTACATCGACTTCGGCCGCTTCACCACCTTCGACCTCGGCGAGATCCGCATCGCCAAGGGCGCGGCCTCGCTGCTGTACGGCCCCAATACGCTGGGCGGCGCGATCAACCTGGTCTCGCGCAAGCCCACCCAGCCGCTGGAAGGCGACGTGCGCCTCGGCGTGGGCAGCGGCGGCGAGCGCAAGGCGGCGGCCAATCTCGGCATGCGCCGGGGCGACTGGTATCTGCAAGCGGGCTGGTCGTGGCTGGATGCCGACAGCTTCCCGCTGCCGGATGGTTTCAAGGACTACAAGGTCAAACCGACCGATACCGGCGACGAACGCGAAAACGCCTACCGCAGCGACCGCCGCGCCTCGATCAAGATCGGCTATGCGCCCAGCGAGCGCAGCGAATTCGCCATCGGCTACGTGAAGCAGGACGGCGAGAAGGGCAATCCGGTCTATGCCGGCCGCGCCAGCAGCGGCATCCGCTACTGGCGCTGGCCGTGGTGGGACAAGGAAAGCCTGTACTTCATCGGCAACATTGGCCTTGGCGAGAGCAGCGGCCTGAAGCTGCGCGCGTACGAAGACCGCTATGGCAACGGGTTGGAAGCCTATGCCGACGGCACCTACGCCACCCAACTTCTCAACACCAGCTTCCCCAGCGTCTATACCGACAAGACGCGCGGCGTCAGCGTCGAACTGTCCACGCAGGCGATCGCCAACCACGACCTGCACCTGGCGCTGCACTACAAGGACGACCGCCACCAGGACACCAATCCGAAGTCGCCGACCAAGGACTACCGCGACGTCACCACCTCGCTGGCGCTGGAAGACACCATCACGCTGGGCGGCGACTACACCCTGCGGCTGGGCGCGAGCCACGAGCAGCGCGACGCGAAAGAGGTCTATTACTGGCCGACCGGCAAGACCAGCGCCAACAACGCGCTGATCGAATTGCAGCGCGACCTCGGCGATCACGGCCAGTTGTTCGCCAGCGTCTCGCACAAGACCCGCTTCCCCACCATCAAGGATCGCTACTCCGCGCGCATGGGCGCGGCCCTGCCCAATCCCGACCTGAAGCCGGAAACCGCGCGTCACTTCGAGCTGGGCTGGCGCGGGCAGCCGTGGAGCGGCGCGCAGGTGGAAACGTCGCTGTTCCAGAGCCGCATCGACGATCTGATTCAGGACGCCATCGTCGCCTCCAACCAGTGCGGCAGCACCGTCTGCAATCAGGCGCAGAACATCGGCAAGGCGCGCAACCGCGGCGTTGAACTGTCGCTGCAACAGCGCTTCGCCGAACGCGGCGAAGTGGGCGCGGCCTATACGTGGATGGATCGCGACAACCTCGGCAATCCCGCCGTGCTGCTGACCAACAGCCCGCGCCAGCGCCTATTCGCGCATGTGCAGTGGACGTTCTCGCCGCAGTGGAAGGCGCTGGTGACGGCGGAAGCGGAGCAAGGCCGCATCGTCACCTACGCCGGCCCCGGCAACCAGGGCGGCTTCCTGCGCCTGGACGGCTACGCCAGCTTCGGCGCGAAGCTGGTGTGGTCGCCGCTGGACGGCCTCGACATCGAAGCCGGCGGGCGCAACCTCGGCGACAAGTGGTACGAACTGGCCGAGGGCTATCCGATGCCGGGCCGCACGTGGTTCGCCAACGTCAGCTACCGGTTCTAG
- a CDS encoding TOBE domain-containing protein, with product MADAAVLEPLIDLRGAGTSLTPQRAKLLHALDAHGSISAAARAVGMSYKGAWDAIAALNVFVGEPLVSAETGGSGGGGARLTEMGRRVLAFHQALTALQQRLLAGQGESASAGNLDQLLKRLGNLMLRTSARNQYEGTVQAIQRGAVNSEVILDLDGGDRLVAIITNRSVDDLGLREGGSAIALVKSSFVVLGEPGVRTSARNALAGTVLSCQEGAVNAEVELQLGGGRRMVATVTNESVKELGIHAGMPMLALIKSSHVILAVAV from the coding sequence ATGGCCGATGCCGCCGTCCTCGAACCCTTGATCGACCTGCGCGGCGCGGGCACCAGCCTGACCCCGCAGCGGGCGAAACTGCTGCATGCGCTGGATGCGCACGGTTCGATCAGCGCGGCCGCGCGCGCGGTCGGCATGAGCTACAAAGGGGCATGGGATGCCATCGCCGCGCTCAATGTATTCGTTGGCGAACCGCTGGTCAGCGCGGAAACCGGCGGCAGCGGCGGTGGCGGCGCGCGCCTGACCGAGATGGGCCGGCGCGTGCTGGCCTTCCATCAGGCGCTGACCGCGCTGCAACAGCGGCTGCTGGCGGGGCAGGGCGAATCTGCCAGCGCCGGCAACCTCGACCAACTGCTCAAGAGGCTGGGAAATCTCATGCTCAGAACCAGTGCGCGCAATCAGTACGAAGGCACCGTGCAGGCCATCCAGCGCGGCGCGGTGAACAGCGAGGTGATCCTCGATCTCGACGGCGGCGACCGACTGGTCGCCATCATCACCAACCGCAGCGTCGATGACCTCGGCCTGCGCGAAGGCGGCAGCGCGATCGCGCTGGTCAAATCCTCGTTCGTGGTGCTGGGCGAGCCGGGCGTGCGCACCAGCGCGCGCAATGCACTGGCCGGCACGGTGCTGTCCTGTCAGGAAGGCGCGGTCAACGCCGAGGTGGAACTGCAGCTGGGCGGCGGGCGGCGGATGGTCGCCACCGTCACCAACGAAAGCGTCAAGGAACTCGGTATCCATGCAGGCATGCCGATGCTGGCGCTGATCAAATCCTCGCACGTGATCCTGGCGGTTGCGGTCTGA
- a CDS encoding DUF364 domain-containing protein, translating into MNAVPPLPDSPAPTLLRELHDTVLQRLGDDAHSLHIERAVLGIFFTGVKLDNGAGGLCATPVKSVPEAVCCPSSARAMPVPGKIRGRLATQLLDDLYRPQDLRRALAIAVLNALVETLWQRDGAPASALDGDGDAFDAIGLQPGEQVALVGAFPPYMRFLRKHGQPFHVLEMDPSTLKPDELPYYQPADRAPQVVPQADVLVTTGTTLLNGSLDGLLKLLRPGARAAVIGPTATLIPEPYARRGVAIVGGTRVLAIDELLELLAEGGSGYHFFGKTVQRVTLRLPTRAA; encoded by the coding sequence ATGAACGCCGTTCCCCCCCTTCCCGATTCCCCTGCGCCCACGCTGCTGCGTGAACTGCACGACACCGTGCTGCAGCGCCTCGGCGACGACGCCCACAGCCTGCACATCGAACGCGCCGTGCTCGGCATCTTCTTCACCGGCGTCAAGCTGGACAACGGCGCGGGCGGCCTGTGCGCCACCCCGGTCAAGAGCGTGCCCGAGGCGGTCTGCTGCCCCAGCTCGGCGCGGGCGATGCCGGTGCCCGGCAAGATTCGCGGCCGCTTGGCGACGCAGTTGCTAGACGATCTGTATCGCCCGCAAGACCTGCGCCGCGCGCTGGCAATTGCCGTGCTCAACGCGCTGGTGGAAACGCTGTGGCAGCGCGACGGCGCGCCGGCCTCCGCGCTCGACGGCGATGGCGACGCCTTCGACGCGATCGGCCTGCAGCCGGGCGAACAGGTCGCGCTGGTCGGCGCGTTCCCGCCCTATATGCGCTTCCTGCGCAAGCACGGCCAGCCCTTCCACGTGCTGGAGATGGATCCCAGCACGCTCAAGCCCGACGAACTGCCGTACTACCAGCCCGCCGACCGCGCGCCGCAGGTGGTGCCGCAGGCCGACGTGCTGGTGACCACCGGCACCACCCTGCTCAACGGCAGTCTGGACGGATTGCTCAAGCTGCTGCGCCCCGGCGCGCGCGCGGCGGTGATCGGCCCGACCGCCACGCTGATTCCGGAACCCTACGCGCGGCGCGGCGTCGCCATCGTCGGCGGCACCCGCGTGCTCGCCATCGACGAGCTGCTGGAATTGCTGGCCGAGGGCGGCTCGGGCTACCACTTCTTCGGCAAGACCGTGCAGCGCGTCACCCTGCGCCTGCCGACCCGCGCCGCCTGA
- a CDS encoding DUF2478 domain-containing protein yields MSASLRIVPPSPPMAAVIHDDGEDTDALLIRFATDLRATGWRVRGLVQPPRAPGQEKQMLLLDLDDADARYDISQPLGPGACGCSLDPAGVAAASAVLRRALAEGADLVLANRFGTLEASGRGLAAEMLALMAEPVPLLIVLNPRYLEAWRDFTGGIGAELPPRIEALQAWFAGLARPEIERPPCPACAA; encoded by the coding sequence ATGTCCGCTTCCCTCCGAATCGTCCCGCCCTCGCCGCCGATGGCCGCCGTCATCCACGACGACGGCGAGGACACCGACGCCCTGCTGATCCGCTTCGCCACCGACCTGCGCGCGACGGGCTGGCGGGTGCGTGGGCTGGTACAGCCGCCGCGCGCGCCCGGTCAGGAAAAACAGATGCTGCTGCTGGATCTGGACGATGCCGACGCGCGCTACGACATCTCCCAGCCGCTCGGCCCCGGCGCCTGCGGCTGCAGCCTCGACCCGGCCGGCGTAGCCGCCGCCAGCGCGGTGCTGCGGCGGGCGCTGGCCGAAGGCGCGGACTTGGTGCTGGCCAACCGCTTCGGCACGCTGGAAGCATCCGGCCGCGGACTGGCGGCGGAGATGCTGGCGCTGATGGCCGAGCCGGTGCCGCTGCTGATCGTGCTCAACCCGCGCTACTTGGAAGCGTGGCGCGACTTCACCGGCGGCATCGGCGCGGAACTGCCGCCGCGCATCGAAGCGCTGCAGGCGTGGTTCGCCGGATTGGCCCGCCCGGAAATCGAACGGCCGCCCTGCCCGGCGTGCGCCGCATGA
- a CDS encoding class I SAM-dependent methyltransferase: MTLAGIDFARLYREHMAAAGRTPMRADDWDARAAQAGKRLTHGGYADAFIARMDLTDCDSLLDVGCGNGALCLPLAARLRRIVALDYSPAMLDALRADAHAQGADNIDARLCAWEDDWSAIPACDIAIASRSMHVADMADALAKLHAKARRRVYLTHRTGGYGVPLDIVQALEHRRPPPPDHLYVLNLLHGMGLQPRVDYLDGGGAALVTEFDDLLRRTVRALGPLDADQQARLRRWHERQPPLRMLPRRWAFIRWETARD, translated from the coding sequence ATGACTCTCGCCGGCATCGACTTCGCCCGCCTCTACCGCGAGCACATGGCCGCCGCCGGACGCACGCCGATGCGCGCGGACGACTGGGACGCGCGCGCCGCGCAGGCGGGCAAGCGCCTGACCCACGGCGGCTACGCCGACGCCTTCATCGCCCGGATGGATCTGACCGACTGCGACAGCCTGCTCGACGTCGGCTGCGGCAACGGCGCGCTGTGCCTGCCGCTGGCGGCGCGGCTGCGCCGGATCGTCGCGCTGGACTACAGCCCGGCGATGCTGGACGCGCTGCGCGCCGATGCGCACGCACAGGGCGCGGACAACATCGACGCCCGCCTGTGCGCCTGGGAAGACGACTGGAGCGCGATCCCGGCCTGCGACATCGCCATCGCCTCGCGCTCGATGCACGTGGCGGACATGGCCGACGCGCTCGCCAAGCTGCATGCGAAGGCGCGCAGGCGCGTCTACCTGACCCACCGCACCGGCGGCTACGGTGTTCCCTTGGACATCGTGCAGGCGCTGGAACACCGGCGTCCGCCGCCGCCGGATCACCTCTACGTCCTCAACCTCCTGCACGGCATGGGCCTCCAGCCGCGCGTGGACTATCTGGACGGCGGCGGCGCGGCACTCGTCACTGAGTTCGACGACCTGCTGCGGCGAACGGTGCGTGCGCTGGGCCCGCTGGATGCCGACCAACAGGCACGACTGCGGCGCTGGCACGAGCGCCAGCCACCGCTGCGGATGCTGCCGCGGCGCTGGGCCTTCATCCGCTGGGAAACGGCGCGGGACTGA
- a CDS encoding FecCD family ABC transporter permease, with protein MSAVGVVSPSAAGALRARTVIALLLVLVAVAAVVSMGLGSYPLSPWAVLETLWSMATGAPSAQPPMAAHVLLSVRLPRVLAAMLVGANLAAAGAAYQTLFRNPLASPGILGVSSGAGFGAALAILLGGGALALQGAAFAGGVLAVAAAIFVSGHLGRHSTLVLVLAGLVVSALFQALTSALKYLADPLDTLPAIVFWLLGSLTRVTLPDLGFALPFSLLGMAALFLLRWPTQVLEAGDDEAATLGVPVRRLRLMLIAAATLMTAAAVSISGVIGWIGLLVPHLARLLVGPAYARLLPASALLGALFLLLVDDLCRAAFAAELPLGVVTAILGAPVFVLLLARTRQRA; from the coding sequence ATGAGCGCCGTGGGCGTGGTGTCGCCATCGGCGGCCGGGGCGCTGCGGGCGCGCACGGTCATCGCGCTGCTGCTCGTGCTGGTGGCAGTTGCGGCGGTCGTGTCGATGGGGCTGGGCAGCTATCCGCTGTCGCCGTGGGCGGTGCTGGAAACGCTGTGGTCGATGGCGACCGGCGCGCCATCGGCGCAGCCGCCGATGGCCGCGCACGTGCTGCTGTCGGTGCGGCTGCCGCGGGTGCTGGCGGCGATGCTGGTCGGTGCCAACCTGGCGGCGGCCGGCGCGGCCTACCAGACGCTGTTCCGCAATCCGCTGGCGTCGCCGGGCATCCTCGGCGTGTCCTCCGGCGCAGGCTTCGGCGCGGCGCTGGCGATCCTGCTGGGCGGCGGCGCGCTGGCGCTGCAAGGCGCGGCCTTCGCCGGCGGGGTGCTGGCGGTGGCCGCGGCGATCTTCGTCTCCGGCCATCTCGGCCGGCATTCGACGCTGGTGCTGGTGCTGGCCGGGCTGGTGGTGTCGGCGCTGTTCCAGGCGCTGACTTCGGCATTGAAATATCTGGCCGATCCGCTCGACACCCTGCCGGCGATCGTGTTCTGGCTGCTCGGCAGCCTGACCCGCGTCACCCTGCCCGATCTCGGCTTCGCGCTGCCGTTCTCGCTGCTGGGGATGGCCGCGCTGTTCCTGCTGCGCTGGCCGACGCAGGTGCTGGAAGCCGGCGACGACGAGGCGGCCACGCTCGGCGTGCCGGTGCGCCGGCTGCGGCTGATGCTGATCGCGGCGGCCACGCTGATGACCGCCGCGGCGGTGAGCATCTCCGGCGTGATCGGCTGGATCGGCCTGCTGGTGCCGCATCTGGCGCGGCTGCTGGTCGGGCCGGCCTATGCGCGGCTGCTGCCGGCCTCGGCGCTGCTGGGCGCGCTGTTCCTGCTCCTGGTCGATGACCTGTGCCGCGCCGCGTTCGCCGCCGAACTGCCGCTGGGCGTGGTGACGGCGATCCTCGGCGCGCCGGTGTTCGTGTTGCTGCTGGCCAGGACGAGGCAACGCGCATGA
- a CDS encoding ABC transporter substrate-binding protein — protein MKMPRFPHSLWLLLCLLLLLPAQAAARIVRDMSGAPVEVPARIERVVTLGATPVLNSLVFTVGGGRRIINGLPEFAMQPRWGYQYLFAPHLAGKPSLANVDRTANLEALLAAAPDLILTMDRSSAQTLRRVGLPAFQLSWAEPGDVKTAIALLGELFDNPAAAQRYAARFDGTIGEVERLLRQAQPPRPRVLYFGPRTLSRPHPIADWWIQAAGGISVTAGLPGNGAFNLEQLLAWDPDILIVSNPDEAASVLADPRFAPLKAVRARRVLVTPCGAHLWGNRTAEQPLTVLWAAKQFHPQAFAGIDLVERTQSFYRDLFGARLSRAQVAEILAGGPKRRDAGTSSPSLQGHSP, from the coding sequence ATGAAGATGCCCCGTTTCCCGCACTCCTTGTGGCTGCTGCTGTGCCTGCTCCTGTTGCTGCCGGCGCAAGCGGCGGCGCGGATCGTGCGCGACATGTCCGGCGCGCCGGTGGAGGTGCCGGCGCGGATCGAACGAGTGGTCACGCTGGGCGCGACGCCGGTGCTCAACAGCCTGGTGTTCACGGTCGGCGGCGGCCGCCGCATCATCAACGGCCTGCCCGAATTCGCCATGCAGCCGCGCTGGGGCTACCAGTACCTGTTCGCGCCGCATCTGGCCGGGAAACCCTCGCTGGCCAACGTCGATCGCACGGCCAATCTGGAAGCGCTGCTGGCCGCTGCGCCCGATCTGATCCTGACGATGGATCGCAGTTCGGCACAGACGCTGCGGCGAGTCGGGCTGCCGGCGTTCCAGTTGTCCTGGGCCGAACCCGGCGACGTCAAGACCGCGATCGCGCTGCTCGGCGAACTGTTCGACAACCCGGCGGCGGCGCAACGCTATGCCGCGCGCTTCGACGGTACGATCGGCGAGGTCGAACGCCTGCTGCGTCAGGCGCAGCCGCCGCGCCCGCGCGTGCTGTACTTCGGCCCGCGCACGCTGAGCCGGCCGCACCCGATCGCCGACTGGTGGATTCAGGCCGCCGGCGGCATCAGCGTCACCGCCGGCCTGCCCGGCAACGGCGCGTTCAATCTGGAACAGCTGCTGGCTTGGGATCCGGACATCCTGATCGTGTCCAACCCCGACGAAGCGGCCAGCGTGCTGGCCGACCCGCGCTTCGCCCCGCTCAAGGCGGTGCGTGCGCGGCGCGTGCTGGTGACGCCCTGCGGCGCGCACCTCTGGGGCAACCGCACCGCCGAGCAGCCGCTGACGGTGCTGTGGGCGGCCAAGCAGTTCCACCCGCAGGCGTTCGCCGGCATCGACCTGGTCGAACGCACCCAGTCCTTCTATCGCGACCTGTTCGGCGCGCGGCTGTCGCGCGCGCAGGTGGCGGAAATCCTGGCGGGCGGCCCAAAACGCCGCGACGCCGGCACGTCTTCTCCATCCCTGCAAGGACATTCGCCATGA
- a CDS encoding ABC transporter ATP-binding protein encodes MILHAEQLVYRHAPGAPPVLDDVSLALDAGEILCLLGPNGTGKTTLLRCLIGSLQPESGSIRIDGERDVPARRRALTLAYVPQAGVGGSLSLLDVALMGRTPHLRPLAMPGARDRRLALEALERVGIAHLAQRPFDRVSGGERQLALIARALAQQPRLFLMDEPTASLDLGNQARVLSTLRALADDGLALLVTSHQPDHALLLDARVAALRDGRIHTAGHATEVLQAHTLSALYDTPIDVLARNGAPAACVPRLRSQAR; translated from the coding sequence ATGATCCTGCACGCCGAGCAGTTGGTGTATCGCCACGCGCCCGGCGCACCACCGGTGCTGGACGACGTCAGCCTGGCGCTGGATGCCGGCGAGATCCTGTGCCTGCTCGGCCCCAACGGCACCGGCAAGACCACCCTGCTGCGCTGCCTGATCGGCAGCCTGCAGCCCGAAAGCGGCAGCATCCGCATCGACGGCGAGCGCGACGTGCCGGCGCGGCGGCGAGCGCTCACGCTGGCCTACGTGCCGCAGGCCGGCGTCGGCGGCAGCCTGAGCCTGCTCGACGTCGCGCTGATGGGCCGCACCCCGCATCTGCGCCCGCTGGCGATGCCCGGCGCGCGCGACCGTCGATTGGCATTGGAGGCGCTGGAACGGGTCGGCATCGCCCATCTGGCGCAGCGTCCGTTCGACCGCGTCAGCGGCGGCGAGCGGCAACTGGCGCTGATCGCGCGCGCGCTGGCGCAGCAGCCGCGGCTGTTCCTGATGGACGAGCCCACCGCCAGCCTCGACCTCGGCAACCAGGCGCGGGTGCTGTCCACCCTGCGCGCGCTGGCCGACGACGGGCTGGCGCTGCTGGTGACCAGCCACCAGCCCGACCACGCGCTGCTGCTGGACGCGCGGGTGGCGGCGCTGCGCGACGGCCGCATCCATACCGCCGGCCACGCCACCGAGGTGCTGCAAGCGCACACCCTGTCGGCGCTGTACGACACCCCCATCGACGTGCTGGCGCGCAACGGCGCGCCGGCCGCCTGCGTGCCGCGCTTGAGGAGCCAAGCCCGATGA
- a CDS encoding TonB-dependent receptor domain-containing protein, whose amino-acid sequence MSNRLHPLPLPRIAALASALGIVLAATMPARAADDGKAKTLDAVVVTASRFEQKLTAAPASISIVTSEEIAQRPYASLTDILRDIEGVDVDMEGSNDKNGMGYVSMRGMPADYTLVLVDGRRQSNIGDIYPNYYGSGQSGFIPPVDAIERVEVVRGPMSTLYGSDAMGGVINIITRKSFDAWSGSVAYSHTFQQEDRFGDNDKLDLYLTGPLLKDRLGLTLRAGGYDRDAASRKLPALPLPSPPNPAGSVWDRTISEGRSSAAATNWNAGLRLSFTPNVDHDFLLDYDTSKQDYDNSGTQDTLASLWRVGNNTIPNPAYDPAKPESSANPKTITRRTVMPRGGYATKQRYERDQLALTHIGRWSFGTTTTSLMHNTNRNLGRTMPLMVDERLVLQDLWNAACVAGGAAPYCAGAKMDKLTPAQRAQLEAFLPRPLRTLEIRSWVLDTMLDMQIGDHKLAVGGQYQDAQMEDSVFGMYGDGFVAGTYQPHRQWAVFAEDNWQLVDGLTFTYGLRYDHHNMFGQHLSPRGYLVWNPGERWTLKGGVSTGYKTPKPNQLFEGINGFWGQGDTPVVGNPQLTPETSTNFELAAYYDNQDGFNANATVFLNRFKDKIATADTVRNCEIAAPGEHCVEIGAGWADLGFLIFNQDVNVDRAQSHGVELAAQWQPSARWSLRGNYTYTVSENKTGASKGLPIAGLVTSSTSTPARHMANASLEWKASERISLSLTAEGRYHRYRGVSATTGEHLYYADHTLLHLGGNWRITDRLSFSARINNLLDQDYTSQTCELTVAQNAYSCVDDYLVKDQRRSLWTSLVYRF is encoded by the coding sequence ATGAGCAATCGACTTCACCCCCTGCCTCTTCCCCGGATCGCCGCGCTTGCGTCGGCGCTGGGCATCGTGCTGGCCGCGACCATGCCGGCGCGCGCCGCCGACGACGGCAAGGCCAAGACCCTCGACGCGGTGGTGGTCACCGCCTCGCGCTTCGAGCAGAAGTTGACCGCCGCGCCGGCCAGCATTTCCATCGTCACCAGCGAGGAAATCGCGCAGCGTCCCTATGCCAGCCTGACCGACATCCTGCGCGACATCGAAGGCGTCGATGTCGATATGGAGGGCAGCAACGACAAGAACGGCATGGGCTACGTCAGCATGCGCGGGATGCCGGCCGACTACACGCTGGTGCTGGTGGACGGACGCCGGCAGAGCAACATCGGCGACATCTATCCGAACTACTACGGCAGCGGCCAGTCCGGCTTCATACCGCCGGTGGACGCGATCGAGCGGGTCGAAGTGGTGCGCGGGCCGATGTCCACGCTGTACGGCTCTGACGCGATGGGCGGCGTGATCAACATCATCACCCGCAAGTCGTTCGACGCCTGGAGCGGCTCGGTAGCGTATTCGCACACCTTCCAGCAGGAAGACCGCTTCGGCGACAACGACAAGCTCGACCTGTACCTGACCGGGCCGCTGCTCAAGGATCGGCTGGGGCTGACCCTGCGCGCGGGCGGCTACGACCGCGACGCGGCCAGCCGCAAGCTGCCGGCGCTGCCGTTGCCGTCGCCGCCGAATCCGGCCGGCAGCGTCTGGGATCGCACGATCAGCGAAGGCCGTTCCAGCGCGGCGGCGACCAATTGGAACGCGGGCCTGCGGCTGTCGTTCACGCCCAACGTCGACCACGACTTCCTGCTCGACTACGACACCTCCAAGCAGGACTACGACAATTCCGGCACCCAGGACACCCTGGCCAGCCTGTGGCGGGTGGGCAACAACACGATTCCCAACCCGGCCTACGACCCCGCGAAGCCGGAGAGTTCCGCCAATCCCAAGACCATCACCCGCCGCACCGTGATGCCGCGCGGCGGCTATGCCACCAAGCAGCGCTACGAGCGCGACCAGCTGGCGCTCACCCACATCGGGCGCTGGTCGTTCGGCACCACCACCACCAGCCTGATGCACAACACCAACCGCAACCTCGGTCGCACCATGCCGCTGATGGTGGACGAGCGGCTGGTGCTGCAGGACCTGTGGAACGCGGCCTGCGTGGCCGGCGGCGCCGCGCCGTATTGCGCCGGCGCGAAGATGGACAAGCTCACCCCGGCGCAGCGCGCGCAGCTGGAAGCGTTCCTGCCGCGACCGCTGCGCACGCTGGAGATCCGTTCGTGGGTGCTGGACACGATGCTGGACATGCAGATCGGCGACCACAAGCTCGCCGTCGGCGGGCAGTACCAGGACGCGCAGATGGAGGACAGCGTGTTCGGCATGTACGGCGACGGCTTCGTCGCCGGCACCTACCAGCCGCACCGGCAATGGGCGGTGTTCGCCGAGGACAATTGGCAATTGGTCGATGGCCTGACCTTCACCTACGGGCTGCGCTACGACCACCACAACATGTTCGGCCAGCACCTGAGCCCGCGCGGCTACCTGGTGTGGAATCCCGGCGAGCGCTGGACGCTGAAGGGCGGCGTCAGCACCGGTTACAAGACGCCCAAGCCCAACCAGTTGTTCGAGGGCATCAACGGCTTCTGGGGACAGGGTGACACGCCGGTGGTGGGCAATCCGCAGCTGACGCCGGAGACCAGCACCAACTTCGAGCTGGCCGCCTATTACGACAATCAGGATGGCTTCAACGCCAACGCCACGGTGTTCCTCAACCGCTTCAAGGACAAGATCGCCACCGCCGACACCGTGCGCAACTGCGAGATCGCCGCGCCTGGCGAGCACTGCGTGGAGATCGGCGCGGGCTGGGCCGATCTCGGTTTCCTGATCTTCAATCAGGACGTGAACGTGGATCGGGCGCAGTCGCACGGCGTCGAGCTGGCGGCGCAGTGGCAGCCGTCCGCGCGTTGGTCGCTGCGTGGCAACTACACCTACACCGTGTCGGAGAACAAGACCGGCGCGTCGAAGGGGTTGCCGATCGCCGGACTGGTGACGTCCTCGACCTCGACACCCGCCCGCCACATGGCCAACGCCAGCCTGGAATGGAAGGCCAGCGAGCGCATCAGTCTGTCGCTGACCGCCGAGGGCCGCTACCACCGCTATCGCGGCGTCAGCGCCACCACCGGCGAGCACCTGTACTACGCCGACCACACCCTGCTGCATCTGGGCGGCAACTGGCGCATCACCGACCGGCTCAGCTTCAGCGCGCGGATCAACAACCTGCTGGATCAGGACTACACCAGCCAGACCTGCGAGCTGACGGTGGCGCAAAACGCCTACAGCTGCGTCGATGACTACCTAGTCAAGGATCAGCGCCGCAGTCTGTGGACGTCGCTGGTCTATCGTTTCTGA